AAATCTGTGTTTTTTCCTAGTAGTGAAACAGCACAAGTAATTTATCTTCTAGGGGTGGCTTTACCCTTAACTATTATAATTAGTTGGTTAATACAAAAACTCTACGATCGCTTTGTTTTATCTTGGTTAAAGCCGTGATATATTCCCACACTGATTCTTGCAAGTATATTGTCTGGTTTTTGTCTTCTGCCTTTTTAGCTAAAATATATGGTAAATCATTCATTATCTGAAAATATGAAAAATTGGCGTTGTGTAAAACTTTGTGGTGCTTGTTGTCATCTCGATCCAACAGATCGCCCTGATTTAGGTGACTATCTCTCTCCTCAAGAAATGGAACAATATTTAAATCTAGTAGGAGACGATGGTTGGTGCATTAATTTTGACCACTCTACTAGAGAATGTCGCATTTATGACGATCGCCCTCGCTTTTGTAGAGTAAAACCCGATATCTTTGCTGATATGTTTGGAGTAGAAGTGGCAGAGTTTAATGATTTTGCGATACAATGTTGTTTAGAACAGATAGAAGGGGTATATGGTGACTCTAGCCCCGAAATGTTTCGTTACCAACAAGCAGTGATCGATGATGACAGCTATACTAGCTAATCGTCAAGAAGCAGGAAGGTTATTATCTCTACGCTTAGCTAATTATTATCAACAACCTGATCTAATCGTCTTGGGATTACCCCGAGGAGGTGTACCCGTAGCTGCGGCGATCGCCTCTAATCTGAGTTTACCTTTAGATATTTGTGTAGTCAGAAAATTAGGTGTACCTTCACATCCAGAATTGGCTATGGGGGCGATC
The DNA window shown above is from Gloeocapsa sp. DLM2.Bin57 and carries:
- a CDS encoding YkgJ family cysteine cluster protein, with protein sequence MKNWRCVKLCGACCHLDPTDRPDLGDYLSPQEMEQYLNLVGDDGWCINFDHSTRECRIYDDRPRFCRVKPDIFADMFGVEVAEFNDFAIQCCLEQIEGVYGDSSPEMFRYQQAVIDDDSYTS